Proteins encoded within one genomic window of [Enterobacter] lignolyticus SCF1:
- the fimC gene encoding type 1 fimbria chaperone FimC, with translation MNRLFNGAIALSLLLLTCALPTQAAGGIALGATRVIYPADAKQSALSLSNSNPQERYLINAWIENASGQKEKTFAVTPPLFVSEPKSENTLRIIYAGPALPTDRESLFWMNVKAIPSVNKADADGKNVLQLAILSRIKLFVRPKNLPVQPTQALDQLKFARTGSAVSISNPSPYYITLVNLQIGGRKLDNVMVAPKSSASVAVPGDLQGALSWQSVNDYGAITPARRVSL, from the coding sequence ATGAATCGTTTATTCAACGGCGCTATTGCGTTGTCGCTACTGTTGCTGACGTGCGCGCTACCGACGCAGGCGGCGGGCGGCATCGCGCTGGGGGCAACCCGCGTTATCTATCCGGCGGATGCGAAGCAGAGCGCGCTGTCGCTGAGCAACAGCAACCCGCAGGAGCGTTATCTGATCAACGCCTGGATTGAAAACGCCAGCGGCCAGAAGGAGAAGACCTTCGCGGTCACGCCGCCGCTGTTCGTAAGCGAGCCGAAAAGCGAAAACACGCTGCGGATTATCTATGCCGGACCCGCGCTACCAACCGACCGCGAATCCCTGTTCTGGATGAACGTGAAAGCGATCCCCTCCGTCAATAAAGCGGATGCCGACGGCAAAAACGTGCTGCAGCTGGCTATTCTGTCGCGCATTAAGCTCTTCGTTCGCCCGAAAAACCTGCCGGTGCAGCCGACGCAGGCGCTCGACCAGCTGAAATTCGCCCGCACGGGCAGCGCGGTCAGCATCAGCAATCCGTCGCCGTATTACATCACGTTGGTGAATCTGCAAATCGGCGGGCGCAAGCTCGATAACGTGATGGTGGCGCCGAAAAGCAGCGCCAGCGTGGCGGTTCCCGGCGATCTTCAGGGGGCGCTGAGCTGGCAAAGCGTGAATGACTACGGGGCGATTACGCCTGCACGCCGCGTGAGCCTGTAA
- a CDS encoding fimbrial biogenesis usher protein, which translates to MTAPHWPALRLLALALSGAWLSSSAWAESYFNPAFLSDDEAGVADLSRFEKGNQQPAGVYRVDIWRNEEFIGAQDLAFTAAGGKPPTAGGLAPCITSSLLSRLGVNRAAFPALAKYATDTCVPLETAIPGSEAAFDFAAMKLSISLPQVAMLNSARGYIPPEEWDEGITAALANYSFSGSKGTNDDSYFLSLQSGLNYGPWRLRNNGTWNYSRNDGQHQNSWRNVATWLQRAIIPWKSELVLGDSNTGSDVFDSVGFRGGRLYSSDSMYPDSLQGFAPTVRGIARTPAKVTIRQNGYVVYQSYVQSGAFAISDLNPTSSSGDLEVTVDEKDGSQQRYTVPYSSVPLLQREGRIKYDLVAGDYRSGNNDQSTPFFAQGTLIAGLAGGFTLYGGTQLSERYTAVAIGAGKNFGDWGAISLDVTHARSQLADDSRHEGQSLRFLYAKSLNSVGTNFQLLGYRYSTEGFFTLDDTTWKTMSGYQYSDDQKDKDGVPDIISYHNLTMNKKGRFQVNVSQSLGRFGSLYVSGSEQSYWGTGDTNTWYQFGYSGGWRGVSYSLSWSWNRSVGIPGTDRIAAFNLSVPFSIFSPGEGALNRAYATVAASRNSDGDDSWQSGVSGTLLEGNNLSYSVTQGNASGRGATGSASANWQATYGTLGAAYNYDRDQHDFNWQAAGGILAHADGVTFSQPLGDTNVLIKAPGATGVSVENQTGVKTDWRGYAVMPYATVYRYNRVALDPNSMGNNTDIENNVSSVVPTEGAVVRAAFDTRIGVRALITVRRGAQPVPFGAIVRETSRGITSMVGDDGQIYLSGLPLRGELLIQWGDGAAEQCRAPYTLPEKSLQQAITLTEVRCDR; encoded by the coding sequence ATGACGGCCCCTCACTGGCCTGCGCTGCGGCTGCTGGCGCTGGCGCTCTCCGGCGCCTGGCTCTCTTCATCCGCCTGGGCTGAGAGCTACTTCAACCCGGCGTTTTTATCCGATGATGAAGCCGGTGTGGCGGATCTTTCCCGGTTTGAGAAGGGCAACCAGCAGCCTGCGGGCGTGTACCGGGTGGATATCTGGCGTAATGAGGAGTTTATCGGCGCGCAGGATCTGGCGTTTACCGCCGCCGGGGGTAAGCCCCCGACGGCTGGCGGGCTGGCGCCGTGTATTACCAGTTCGCTGCTGTCGCGCCTTGGGGTGAACCGCGCGGCGTTTCCGGCGCTGGCGAAATACGCAACTGATACCTGCGTTCCGCTGGAAACGGCGATTCCGGGCAGCGAAGCGGCGTTTGATTTCGCGGCGATGAAGCTCAGCATCAGCCTGCCGCAGGTGGCGATGCTTAACAGCGCCCGCGGCTACATTCCGCCGGAAGAGTGGGATGAGGGCATAACCGCCGCGCTGGCGAACTACAGCTTCAGCGGCAGCAAAGGCACCAACGACGACAGCTACTTTCTCAGCCTGCAAAGCGGGCTGAACTACGGCCCCTGGCGGCTGCGCAACAACGGCACCTGGAACTATTCGCGCAACGACGGCCAGCATCAGAACAGCTGGCGCAACGTGGCGACCTGGCTGCAGCGCGCCATTATTCCGTGGAAAAGCGAGCTGGTGCTCGGCGACAGCAATACCGGTAGCGACGTGTTTGACAGCGTCGGTTTTCGCGGCGGCCGCCTCTACTCGTCTGACAGCATGTACCCCGACAGCTTACAGGGCTTTGCGCCGACGGTACGCGGTATCGCCCGCACGCCCGCCAAAGTGACCATCCGGCAGAACGGGTATGTGGTGTATCAAAGCTATGTGCAAAGCGGCGCGTTCGCCATCAGCGATCTCAACCCGACGTCGTCAAGCGGCGATCTTGAGGTAACCGTTGATGAAAAAGACGGCAGCCAGCAGCGCTATACCGTACCGTACTCCTCCGTACCGCTGCTGCAGCGCGAGGGACGAATAAAATACGATCTGGTGGCGGGAGACTACCGCTCGGGGAACAACGACCAGTCCACGCCGTTCTTTGCCCAGGGGACGCTAATCGCGGGCCTTGCCGGCGGGTTTACCCTTTACGGCGGCACGCAGCTGTCGGAGCGCTACACGGCGGTCGCCATTGGCGCGGGGAAAAACTTCGGCGACTGGGGGGCGATTTCGCTCGACGTTACGCACGCCCGCAGCCAGCTGGCGGACGACAGCCGCCACGAAGGGCAGTCCTTACGCTTTCTGTATGCCAAATCCCTCAACAGCGTCGGCACCAACTTCCAGCTGCTGGGATATCGCTATTCCACGGAGGGTTTCTTCACCCTGGATGACACCACGTGGAAAACCATGAGCGGCTATCAGTACAGCGATGACCAAAAAGATAAAGACGGCGTGCCGGACATTATTAGCTACCACAACCTGACGATGAACAAGAAAGGGCGTTTTCAGGTCAACGTGTCACAGTCGTTGGGGCGTTTCGGCTCGCTGTATGTTTCCGGCAGCGAACAGAGCTACTGGGGCACCGGCGATACCAATACCTGGTATCAGTTTGGGTATTCCGGCGGCTGGCGCGGCGTCAGCTATTCGCTGTCGTGGTCATGGAACCGCTCGGTCGGCATTCCGGGTACCGATCGCATTGCCGCCTTTAACCTTTCCGTGCCGTTCAGTATTTTCAGTCCGGGGGAAGGGGCGCTGAACCGCGCCTACGCGACCGTTGCCGCCAGCCGCAACAGCGATGGTGATGACAGCTGGCAGAGCGGGGTGAGCGGAACACTGCTGGAAGGCAACAACCTCAGCTACAGCGTGACCCAGGGCAACGCCAGCGGTCGGGGGGCGACCGGCAGCGCCAGCGCGAACTGGCAGGCCACCTATGGTACCCTCGGCGCGGCCTATAACTACGATCGCGACCAGCATGATTTCAACTGGCAGGCGGCGGGCGGCATTCTGGCGCACGCCGACGGCGTGACCTTCAGCCAGCCGCTGGGCGACACCAACGTGCTGATTAAAGCGCCGGGCGCCACCGGCGTCAGCGTTGAAAACCAGACCGGCGTGAAAACCGACTGGCGCGGATATGCGGTGATGCCGTACGCCACGGTCTACCGCTATAACCGCGTGGCGCTGGATCCGAACTCGATGGGCAACAACACCGATATTGAAAACAACGTCAGCAGCGTCGTGCCCACCGAAGGGGCCGTGGTGCGCGCGGCGTTTGATACCCGCATCGGCGTGAGGGCGCTGATCACCGTCCGCCGCGGCGCGCAGCCGGTGCCGTTCGGCGCAATTGTGCGTGAAACCAGCCGGGGGATAACCAGCATGGTCGGCGATGATGGTCAAATCTACCTGAGCGGTTTGCCGCTGCGCGGCGAGCTGTTAATCCAGTGGGGCGACGGCGCCGCAGAGCAATGCCGCGCGCCGTACACGCTGCCCGAAAAGAGCCTGCAACAGGCTATCACCCTGACGGAGGTTCGTTGTGATCGCTAA
- the folD gene encoding bifunctional methylenetetrahydrofolate dehydrogenase/methenyltetrahydrofolate cyclohydrolase FolD — protein MAAKIIDGKTIAQQVRSEVAEKVQARIAAGKRAPGLAVVLVGSNPASQIYVGSKRKACEEVGFVSRSYDLPETTSEAELLELIDTLNADGAIDGILVQLPLPAGIDNVKVLERIAPDKDVDGFHPYNVGRLCQRAPRLRPCTPRGIVTLLERYNIDTYGLNAVIIGASNIVGRPMSMELLLAGCTTTVTHRFTKNLRHHVENADLLVVAVGKPGFIPGEWIKEGAIVVDVGINRLESGKVVGDVIFDDAAARASYITPVPGGVGPMTVATLIQNTLQACEEYHDVEDA, from the coding sequence ATGGCAGCAAAGATTATTGACGGTAAAACGATTGCGCAGCAGGTACGCTCTGAGGTTGCGGAAAAAGTACAGGCTCGCATTGCGGCGGGAAAACGCGCCCCCGGACTGGCCGTTGTGCTGGTAGGCAGCAATCCTGCGTCGCAAATTTATGTCGGCAGCAAGCGCAAAGCATGCGAAGAGGTGGGTTTCGTCTCCCGCTCCTACGATCTGCCGGAAACCACCAGCGAGGCCGAGCTGCTGGAGCTGATTGATACCCTGAATGCCGACGGCGCGATCGACGGGATTCTGGTGCAGCTGCCGCTGCCTGCGGGTATTGATAACGTGAAGGTGCTTGAGCGCATTGCGCCCGACAAAGACGTTGACGGTTTTCACCCCTATAACGTTGGCCGCCTGTGCCAGCGCGCGCCGCGCCTGCGTCCGTGCACGCCGCGCGGTATCGTGACGCTGCTTGAGCGCTATAACATTGATACCTACGGCCTGAATGCGGTCATTATCGGCGCCTCAAACATCGTTGGCCGCCCGATGAGCATGGAGCTGCTGCTGGCGGGCTGCACCACCACCGTCACCCACCGCTTTACGAAAAACCTGCGCCACCACGTCGAAAACGCCGACCTGCTGGTCGTGGCCGTCGGCAAGCCGGGCTTTATCCCGGGCGAGTGGATCAAAGAGGGCGCGATTGTCGTTGATGTGGGCATCAACCGCCTCGAAAGCGGCAAAGTGGTAGGCGATGTTATTTTTGACGACGCCGCCGCGCGCGCCTCGTACATTACGCCGGTCCCCGGCGGCGTGGGCCCGATGACGGTCGCCACCCTGATTCAGAACACCTTGCAGGCCTGCGAGGAATATCACGACGTAGAGGACGCGTAA
- the fimH gene encoding type 1 fimbria D-mannose specific adhesin FimH, which produces MIAKVTTLLALLLASAQVSATVCYNEKGGATDVFYDLTDTFTSANNQVGQIVTLSNKSGWVGVNAICPSGTHGSSTMRSYVSDFQVTSTEGNFQYLKLNDYLDGAMQITDSFAGTFWPPKNYIQMGTHANVPLQKPFPVQDSNLVFRLKVTKRFINMVVIPRQTMFRVYVTTTKSDPLTTPVYTISYSGTINVPQNCEIDAGTVVRFDFGDIGASLFSEAGAGNRPQGVAVQQKTVGIKCTNVEAQAYLSMRLEASSVQGNAMVADNPDLGFVVADSSGKPLTPNNISSKIPFRLDASAQAQVGIRAWPVSVTGKKPVEGPFTARGYLRVDYD; this is translated from the coding sequence GTGATCGCTAAGGTAACCACTTTGCTGGCGCTTCTGCTGGCGTCGGCGCAGGTCTCGGCCACCGTGTGCTACAACGAAAAGGGGGGCGCGACGGATGTTTTTTATGATTTGACCGACACCTTTACCAGCGCGAATAACCAGGTGGGGCAGATTGTCACCCTGAGCAATAAATCCGGCTGGGTCGGCGTGAACGCCATTTGCCCGAGTGGCACCCACGGAAGCTCGACAATGCGCAGCTATGTCTCGGATTTTCAGGTAACCAGCACGGAAGGTAACTTTCAGTATCTGAAACTGAATGACTACCTGGATGGCGCGATGCAAATCACCGATAGCTTTGCAGGCACGTTCTGGCCGCCGAAAAATTACATCCAGATGGGGACTCACGCCAACGTGCCGCTGCAAAAGCCGTTTCCGGTACAGGATTCTAACCTCGTATTCCGCCTGAAGGTCACCAAACGTTTTATCAATATGGTGGTTATCCCGCGGCAGACGATGTTTCGCGTGTATGTCACCACCACGAAGAGCGATCCGCTGACCACGCCGGTATACACCATCAGCTACAGCGGAACGATCAACGTTCCGCAAAACTGTGAAATTGATGCCGGTACCGTCGTGCGCTTTGACTTTGGCGACATCGGCGCCTCGCTGTTTAGCGAGGCTGGGGCGGGCAATCGCCCGCAGGGCGTGGCAGTACAGCAAAAAACGGTAGGCATCAAATGCACCAACGTGGAAGCCCAGGCTTACCTGAGCATGCGCCTTGAGGCCAGCAGCGTGCAGGGGAACGCGATGGTTGCGGATAACCCGGATCTGGGGTTTGTCGTCGCCGACAGCAGCGGCAAGCCGCTTACGCCGAATAACATCAGCAGCAAAATTCCGTTCCGTCTGGACGCCAGCGCCCAGGCGCAGGTGGGTATTCGCGCGTGGCCGGTCAGCGTCACCGGTAAGAAACCCGTGGAAGGACCGTTTACCGCCCGCGGCTATCTGCGGGTTGACTATGACTAA
- the ybcJ gene encoding ribosome-associated protein YbcJ — protein MATFSLGKHPHVELCDLLKLEGWSESGAQAKIAIAEGLVSVDGVVETRKRCKIVAGQTVSYDGQRITVTA, from the coding sequence ATGGCAACTTTTTCCTTAGGCAAACACCCGCACGTTGAGCTTTGCGACCTGCTGAAGCTGGAAGGCTGGAGCGAGAGCGGCGCGCAGGCGAAAATCGCGATCGCCGAAGGTCTGGTAAGCGTTGACGGCGTCGTGGAAACCCGTAAACGCTGTAAAATCGTCGCGGGTCAGACCGTGAGCTACGACGGCCAGCGCATTACGGTGACGGCGTAA
- the fimI gene encoding type 1 fimbrial protein subunit FimI: protein MLRMLALLMVLCATAPPAFAHRVVVDGGRVQMRGELVNGACAVAPESQSLRIDMGQYRTNTFAGVGSFSTVTVPFTLKMVDCRTDISRLVGVTFQGLSPAEDPQVFLAATQVSGVPAGSGLGLALFDNKQQMIIPNAPPVTYFPVTTGEMTLYFSARYRVISLPLTPGAITSDVWFTLIYP, encoded by the coding sequence ATGCTAAGGATGTTAGCGCTGCTCATGGTTCTGTGCGCGACCGCGCCGCCCGCATTTGCCCATCGCGTGGTGGTCGACGGCGGTCGTGTACAGATGCGCGGCGAACTGGTTAACGGCGCCTGCGCCGTCGCGCCAGAGAGCCAGAGTCTGCGTATCGATATGGGGCAGTACCGCACCAACACCTTTGCCGGAGTGGGCAGTTTTTCGACCGTCACAGTTCCCTTTACGCTGAAGATGGTGGATTGCCGGACGGACATTTCGCGCCTGGTCGGGGTGACATTCCAGGGGCTGAGCCCGGCGGAAGATCCCCAGGTTTTTCTGGCCGCCACCCAGGTAAGCGGTGTGCCTGCCGGGAGCGGGTTAGGGCTGGCGTTATTTGATAATAAACAACAGATGATTATTCCCAATGCGCCGCCGGTGACGTATTTCCCGGTCACCACCGGGGAAATGACGCTGTATTTTAGCGCGCGTTACCGGGTTATTTCCCTGCCCCTGACGCCTGGCGCAATAACATCGGATGTCTGGTTCACCCTCATTTATCCGTAA
- the fimA gene encoding type 1 fimbrial major subunit FimA yields MKFSKIAASFVAALGLVASAAQADTVSVNGGNVHFKGELVNAACAVSTESSNQTVELGQYRTATFTKVGTTSAKIPFNIVLNDCDPSVAATAAVAFSGQIDGQDKTLLAVTSGSNGSTATGVGIEILDSASATLTPNGSVFSVAQNLVQGTNTLHFSARYKATADTTEPGQANADATFVMKYE; encoded by the coding sequence ATGAAATTTAGTAAAATAGCAGCGTCTTTTGTGGCCGCGCTCGGTCTCGTCGCTTCCGCGGCACAGGCCGACACGGTGTCCGTGAACGGCGGTAATGTGCATTTTAAAGGTGAACTGGTCAATGCGGCGTGCGCGGTGAGCACGGAGTCCTCTAACCAGACGGTTGAGCTGGGTCAGTACCGTACCGCCACCTTTACCAAGGTCGGCACGACGTCGGCAAAGATCCCGTTCAATATCGTACTGAACGACTGCGATCCGAGCGTTGCGGCGACCGCGGCGGTGGCGTTCAGCGGCCAGATTGACGGCCAGGACAAGACCCTGCTTGCGGTGACGTCTGGCAGCAATGGCTCAACCGCGACGGGCGTCGGCATCGAGATCCTCGACAGCGCATCCGCCACCCTGACGCCGAACGGCAGCGTGTTCTCCGTGGCGCAAAACCTGGTTCAGGGGACCAACACCCTGCACTTCAGCGCGCGCTACAAAGCCACGGCGGACACGACCGAACCGGGCCAGGCGAACGCCGACGCAACGTTCGTCATGAAATACGAATAA